CATTTGAGCATAACGGACAGACAGTGATGCTGGCGCCAGCTACGGGTTTTTATGGCACTCCAGGTTTGGGTAAGCAAGAAGTTCGGCTGGCGTATGTGCTCAATCTCGAAGCCATCGACAAAGCCATGGATTGCCTGGAAGCAGCGCTGAAAGTATATCCGGGTAAGCAATAAACCTTTCGATTCGATACCTACAAAAGAGAGCTCCCCGCAAGAAACGGGGAGCTCTCTTTTATTGCGTAAATCTGCAATGGTTACAGTGGGTAGCCTGCATTTTGCTGCATGCCGCTGGCTTCTCTTTCCTGCTGAGGAATAGGCAGGATGTTGCGGTAATCGCCAGGTGCCAGTGTAATGGGCGACCAATGTTCGGGAGATACACGGGTCAAGGTTTCTTTTCTTCTGATGATATCGAAGAATGCAAAACCTTCGCCCTGTAGTTCTTTCCGACGTTCAACGCTGATTTCATTTTTCAAAGCAGCGCCGGTATTGGTAGATTTTACTGCACCAGTGATGGCACGTTTTTGTACTTCAAACAGTGCCGCCTGTGCCGGATCATCGTGGTTCATTTCTGCTTCAGCTTCTGCTTCTATCAGGTACATTTCTGCACTACGCATCAGCGGCATGTCCAGATCCCATGCATCACGGAAGTAAAACTTGTTCATCAGGTATCCGTTTTTACGAATCAACGGAGTGTCACGCTGCAATGCATCACCAGGATTGTAGTTTACCGGATCGAGGTTTACATAAAACTGCTTTTTACGAATGTCATTGTCGGCAAACAATGCATAGTAAGAAGGAGTAGCTCTGAACGTGCTGTAACCGATATCATAAGGCTCCAGGAAAGAAGCCAGTTGCAGATAGCCGGTGTTGTCATCGGATCTGTAATCCAAGCCAAAAATCCATTCAGAAGTTGGATCTACAAAACCATCGAGCAAGGTGCTGGCTGCAGCAAGCGGGTTTCTGGCACGGGCCAGTTTGGCATGTTCTGCGGCTTTGCTCCAGTTGCCCATATCGAGGTATACTCTTGCCAGCATACCATCAATGGCTTCTTTGGTAAACTTGTATACATCGCCGGTGCGGGTGAGGTTTGCTTTTGCATACTGCAGGTCGCTCAGCATGAAAGCATAAATTTCTTTCACAGCTGCACGTTGTGGTACCACATCGTTGGGCGAAAGAGGAACTTCAATTTTGGGCAGGCCTACAGAGTTTGAATCAACCGTGTAAGGCTGTGCAAACAGGCGGATGAGTTGATGATAGGTCCATGCACGAATGGCTCTTGCTTCAGCAATGTTTTGTGTTTTCAACGCTGCAGAAATGGGGGCATCGGGCAGGTTTACAATAGCACGGTTGCTGTTGTTCAGCAAGGCAAAACCATCTCTCCAAAACTGAAAACCGTAGCCAACAGTAGGGCTTTGCAAAAAGCGGTATTCATTTACAAAACGACCGTAGTTGCCGGTGCTTACCACAAACATGTCGCGGCCTTTTACTTCGGTCGTCAACAGTACGTGGTTGGTAAAACCAGAGCGGGTCATGATGTCGTACAAACCGTTCATGGCAGCAGCTACTTTTTCTGGTGTAGAAAAGGCAGCAGCAGCATCGTCTGCATCATACGGCTTGGTTTCCAAAAAGTCTTTTTTACAGCCACCCAGACCTACTACAATGAGTGCAACTGCGTATAGGAGTTTCTTTTTCATAGTTACTTCTTTATTTATGTTAGAGGCCAAGGTTCAGACCAAATGAAATGGTTTTGATGTTGGGTACATCGTTGTTGGGAATACCGGTGATTTCCACTTCGGGGTCCATGCCTTTGTGCTTGGCGAGTGTGAGAATGTTTTCTGCTGCGAGGTAAATTCTGGCGTTCGAAATTTTCAAACGCTTAATCACATTCGATGGCAGAGAGTAGCCAATGTTGATGTTCTTTACACGGGCATAAGTACCGTCGAACAAGAAACGGGTAGAAGCACTGTTGCCCAAATCTGTGTTGCGTGGTACAAAGCGGGGAACGTTTGTAACGTCGCCGGGTTTTTGCCATGCAGCAAAACTTTGATTGGCCAACTGGCTGCCGGGTGCGTTGCCACCGTCCATTTCTGAAGCCAGTGTGGCATCATAAATTTTGCCTCCTACGCTAAAGAATACAAACACTGAGGCGTCGAAATTGTAGAACTGAAATTTGTTAGTGATACCGCCAAAGAATTTGGGCAATGCAGAACCATTTTCATAACGGGTAGCATTGTTCCAGTTGGTGGTGGTTGTTTTGCCATTGGCACCATCAATGTACCACAGCGGCTGACCAGTTTGTACATCTACGCCAGCATATTCTCTCAGGTAAAACTGATAGCGGTCTGAACCTACTTTCCAACGCTGGCTACCTTGCAAAATAGAATCGATAGACATTTTCTGAATCTGGTTTTTGTACGTTGTCATGTTCAGCGATACAGACCAGTCGAAGTTTTTCTTCTGCATCAAACCAATTTCAACCAAACCTTCAAAACCATAGTTTTTCATGTCGGCCAGGTTGGTGGTGATGTTTTCGAAACCGGTGAGCAACGACAATGGCTTGTTGAACAAGATGGCGTTTGAACCGCGGTTGAAATAGCTGAATTCACCCTTGATTCTTTTGAAAATGGTAAACTCCACGCCAATGTCTGTCACTTTGTTGCCTTCCCACTGCAACTGGCTGTTGCCCAGCTGATCGTTGATGGCACCGTTGCCACCACCATAGTTGTAACCAGTGCTGTACAGGTCCAAGCGGGCATAGCGACCAATGTTGTCGTTACCACTCACACCATAGCTACCACGTACTTTCAATTCGTTCAGCCAGTCGATGCCAGCCATGAAGTTTTCCTGAGAAATTCTCCATGCACCACCAACAGACCAGAAGTTACCCCAGCGGCTGTCGATACCAAATACAGAAGAGCCATCACGACGGAAACTGGCCGACACAAAATATTTGTTGTCGAAGCTATAGTTGATACGAGAGAGGTATGAAGCCAAACGCTTTTCTGTAATGATACTTGATGCGGTAGTGGGGGTTGCAGCAGCATCCAGTTCTACAAAACCAGGTCCGGGGAAACCAGTAGCACCTGCAATCAGGTTTTCGTACTTGGTTCTTACCGCTTCCTGACCCACCAATGCACTCAGCGTATGGTTGCCAAAAGTTTTGTCGTACGACAAAGTGTTGGTAATAGTCAACTGAATGTCTCTTGGTGCATACTTTGTGGTACGGCCACGTACACCACGACCATCACCATTGGTGTAGTTGTAGTGCTGTGTTTCGCCGAGGTCTACAAAATCAAACCCACCCAGGGATTTGAATTTCAAACCAGGCATAATGCTTAATTCGGC
The Phnomibacter ginsenosidimutans genome window above contains:
- a CDS encoding RagB/SusD family nutrient uptake outer membrane protein, translated to MKKKLLYAVALIVVGLGGCKKDFLETKPYDADDAAAAFSTPEKVAAAMNGLYDIMTRSGFTNHVLLTTEVKGRDMFVVSTGNYGRFVNEYRFLQSPTVGYGFQFWRDGFALLNNSNRAIVNLPDAPISAALKTQNIAEARAIRAWTYHQLIRLFAQPYTVDSNSVGLPKIEVPLSPNDVVPQRAAVKEIYAFMLSDLQYAKANLTRTGDVYKFTKEAIDGMLARVYLDMGNWSKAAEHAKLARARNPLAAASTLLDGFVDPTSEWIFGLDYRSDDNTGYLQLASFLEPYDIGYSTFRATPSYYALFADNDIRKKQFYVNLDPVNYNPGDALQRDTPLIRKNGYLMNKFYFRDAWDLDMPLMRSAEMYLIEAEAEAEMNHDDPAQAALFEVQKRAITGAVKSTNTGAALKNEISVERRKELQGEGFAFFDIIRRKETLTRVSPEHWSPITLAPGDYRNILPIPQQEREASGMQQNAGYPL
- a CDS encoding SusC/RagA family TonB-linked outer membrane protein, which produces MRKVTALLLACFCMLGTLYAQRQVTGKVTDAKDGTPLAGVSVKVKGTNIGTSTETDGTFTISVSKPNAKLVFSFVGYTEKEVDAAGNTVTVSLSQSTSNDLEEVVVVAYGSEKKQASTGSVSVVKSDMLKERPVTSVEKALQGAAAGVTVQSVSGQPGAASTVRIRGIGSFTASSNPLYVIDGVAVTTGDFTQGSTTANILSTIDPRDIESISVLKDASAASLYGSRAGNGVILINTKKGKTGKTKINVSASNGFSSLAVQKHDVMSTSQYFKYWWDYYYNGRISAGDAPSVAATAANASTISNLAVNPYNNTNPYGAGGVLNSGVKQLYDNDWRDAVTSIGRTQDYSLSLSGGNERTTFYLSGSYFNQEGIVVGSDFKRYSLKLNLENKATDYLKVGVNTSFGFTDQNTPPGAGGAANPIRFADIVSNVYPLYRIDADGNPLVDATGKKIYNYNTPVVFDYNPVGLAENNIYRAQSARALITGFAELSIMPGLKFKSLGGFDFVDLGETQHYNYTNGDGRGVRGRTTKYAPRDIQLTITNTLSYDKTFGNHTLSALVGQEAVRTKYENLIAGATGFPGPGFVELDAAATPTTASSIITEKRLASYLSRINYSFDNKYFVSASFRRDGSSVFGIDSRWGNFWSVGGAWRISQENFMAGIDWLNELKVRGSYGVSGNDNIGRYARLDLYSTGYNYGGGNGAINDQLGNSQLQWEGNKVTDIGVEFTIFKRIKGEFSYFNRGSNAILFNKPLSLLTGFENITTNLADMKNYGFEGLVEIGLMQKKNFDWSVSLNMTTYKNQIQKMSIDSILQGSQRWKVGSDRYQFYLREYAGVDVQTGQPLWYIDGANGKTTTTNWNNATRYENGSALPKFFGGITNKFQFYNFDASVFVFFSVGGKIYDATLASEMDGGNAPGSQLANQSFAAWQKPGDVTNVPRFVPRNTDLGNSASTRFLFDGTYARVKNINIGYSLPSNVIKRLKISNARIYLAAENILTLAKHKGMDPEVEITGIPNNDVPNIKTISFGLNLGL